The Stenotrophomonas sp. BIO128-Bstrain region GGTACTGCTGCCCACGCCGGGGCGGACGCCCAGCAGCAGCACCATGCGTGCGCGCGCCGGCGGCGCCACCGCAACGCTGCTGCGGCCCTGCGCGGCGAGCGCGGCAGCGCGACGGAGCACTGCTTCCATGTCCTGTGGTGCGCTGTCCAGGTCGAGCAGATCGCGCAGGCCGGCGCGCAACGCGGCGACCACGCCGTCCATGTGATCGACGTGGGTGGAGCCGATCGCCACCAGCGGCAGCTCCGGGGCCTGGGCCTGCAGCTGCCGGGTCAGGGCCGCGGAGAAGGCGGCGTTCTCGTGCCGGTAGTCCAGCAGCACCACGCAGCCGGTGTCGCGCAGCGGTTCCAGCGCCGAGGCCGGCGCTGCGCTGTCCAGCCACTGCACCGTGCCCAGCGACGGCAACAAGGCCGACAGCAGGGTGGCCAGTTCGCGGTCCGGCGCAAACAGCACGAGCTTCATTGAAGCATCCCGTGGTTGGACCAGCTGCAGGGTGGCGGACATGGCGGGAAGGTTCCTGGCATTGGGCTCAGCGCGAGAATCCGGGCAGTTGGTCCGACGATGCCGGGCTCAACAGCCAGGCGCCCCAGACCGGCAGGTTCGGCGATGCCTCGCGCTGGCCCGGCAGCGGCACCTCGGTGCCCTGGGCCAACGGCTGCACCAGCCGCGGGGTGACGATGATGACCAGCTCCTTTTCTTCCTTCTTGTAATTGAGGGTGCGGAAGAACGACCCGATGATCGGCAGATCGCCGAGCAGGGGCACCTTGTCCACGTTGGAGCTGACGTTGTTGCTGACCAGCCCGCCGATCACGAAGGTTTCCCCGTCACCCAGCTCGACCGTGGTGTCGGCGCGGCGGGTGGTGATCGACGGCACCTGCACATCGTTGTAGGTGATGCCGGCGGCGTAGTTCAGGTCGCTCGCTTCCGGCGCCACCTTGAGTGCGATGCGGTTCGGGCCGAGCACGGTGGGGGTGACGGTCAGGCCGATGCCGAACGGCTTGAAGGTGACCGTCGTGGTGCCCAGCCCCTGTGGTTCCAGGATCGGCAGCTCACCGCCGGCCAGGAAGCTGGCGCTCTGTCCGGACAACGCAACCAGGGTCGGTTCGGCCAGGACGCGGGCCATGCCGTTGCTCTGCAGCAGGTCGATGTTGGCGTCCCAGCCATGGGTGAGGGATTTGAACACCAGCCCGAAGGCCGACGACAGCGGGTTGGTGATGATGACGTCGTCGGGCCCCGCCGATTCGCCCGCCGGCAGCACGCCGGGCAGGGTCGCGCCGGGGCGCGTGATGCCGTAATAGAAGCCGTTGTTGCGGTTGAAGTTCTTGTTGCCGAAGCTCATGCCGATCTGGCGGAGCACCGACTTGTTGAACTCGACGATCTTCACCTCGACCTGGACCACGCCACCCGTGGCGATGGTGGAGATATCGGCCAGCTGGCCCTCTTTGCCCACGGCCATCGCCGCGGCCTTGATACTGTTCTGGTGGTCCAGCAACGAAGGGCTCAGGCCCTGCAGCAGGCCCTGGCCGTCCTGCACGACCAGCCCGGTGCCACCGCCCTGGGCGGTCAACGCACCCTGCACGGCACTGCGCACCTCCACCTGCAGCCGTTCCGGCTCGCGATTGCCGTTGCGCCACAGCAGCAGCGTTGTGTTGCCGGGTGCCTTGCCGACCAGCAGTGCCTCGCGGCCACGCAGCATCACCACGTCGGCTACGCTGGGGTCGGCGATGGCGACCCGTTCCAGGTTGGCCGGCAACGACCACGGTCGCTGCTCACGCGTCTGCAGTACCAGCTCTGCGTCGGCACTGGCCAGCAACGGGCTGCCGATCAGCACGCCGGCCAGCAGGCAGCGTGACAGGGCGTGGCAAAGGCGGCGCGTGAGGGTGGGGCGTTCGGTCATGGGCTGTCTCGGCATGGGCTTAACGCGACCCGCTGTGGGAGGAAATGTCGCCACGGATGATTTCAATCCCGCGGTCCGGGCGCGGTGCCGCGCGCCGCGGTGCGCTGCCGGGAACGGGCAGTGCCGCGGTGGAACTGCGCCCGCGTCCGGCCAGGGCGTCGGTGTCGATGCCGGCGTAGGCATCGTTTTCCGGGCGCTGCAGGGCGAGGCGCTCCTCGGCGGACAGCTCGCGGCGCGGGCTGAGCACGCGGCCGGGCGTGGGGAACAAGGCCTGGTCCGGCAGCGCGATGTCGGCCGGGTTGCGCAACGCCAGGAACAGCTTCCCCTGTTGGGCGCCGAGCAGCAGCCGGTTCGCCTCGGCGACCGGCACCGCCAGCACCGCGCTGCGTGCCGGTGGCGTGGTTCCATCATTGCGTGATGCGCCGGCCGACGCGTTTGCGCCAGTGATGTCCTGTGCGCGGCTGTCGGCGGGCGCAGGCGCGCTGCCATCGGCGGGTACGCTGGCCACGCTCTGCAGATCATCGGCGCCATAACTGAGCACGCGCAGCCGCGACAACAGCAGCCGTGTCTGCGCGTCACCGTCGTCGCGCAACCCGCCCGACGCGCGCAGGTTGAGGAACACATCGACGAAATCGCCCGGCTGGATGCGATTGCCTGCAGCCACCAGTTCGTCCACCGGCACCGCGAGTGCGCGCTCGCCGGGATTCAGGCGCAGCGAAAAGCCCTGTGCGATCTGCGCGGTCTGGATCTGGGTGCCGGCCGGGATGTCCTGGGTCGGTACCGCGCCGACCAGGGCGTTGATCGAGGTGTAGGCGCCCACCGGGCGTTGCGGATGGCCGGCGATGCGCAGGTCCTCGGCCGTGATCGGTCGCCCGGCCGGCAAGGCGCCGGCCGCCTCGACCACCGGCCAGGTGGCAGGTTGTGCGGGAGCAGTGGCGGTCGCCGGCGTGCCCGGCGGCGCCTCGCTGGCGCGGCGGCTCACGCTGAAGGCGACAATGGCCAGGATCACCGCCAGGCCGATCAACAGGATCGCGGCGATGCGGGTCAACTTGAGCATGCGGTTCTCCGGAGGGTCATCAGTTGCCGCCGAGGTCGAGTTGGGCGACCGCGGTGCTGCGCAGCGCCCTTGGCATTACCCAGCCGTACACGCGCCCCGTGCCGGGCAGGAAGGGGTGGGCGCGGTAGTCGTAGCTCACCTCCACGCGGATGCATTGTGCGGCCGGCAGGTCGGCGCAGGGCGCGGGCGTGGAGACGGTGATCGGGGGCGCGCCAGCCGCGGCGCAATCGGGCGTCTGCCTGGCGTACGTCAGCAGCCACTGCATGGAGCGTCGCGCGGCCACGCAGGCGGCGGTACGGCGTTCGGTCGGGGTGGCATGGCGGAACGCAGCACGTGCGCCTTCCGCAGACGCTGCCGACAGCGTCTGCTGCGCGGCCATGATCATCACGCCCGAATAGGTGACCAGCAGCAGCGGCAACAGGCCGAACAGCAGCATGAGCGCGAATTCGAGGGTCGCGATGCCGCGTTGGCGCCTCGGGCGGCCGCGGTGGCCGGCGGTGATGCTCATGCGGCACCTCCGGATGGCTGTTGCAGGACCCACCACATACTGGCGAAGGCCAGGTAGGCCGCATAGGGAATGCCGACCCGGCCCTGGCGCGCCTGCCGACACTGCGCGATCACCGGCTGCAGGCGACGCGAGACCGCATTGTCCGTCTCGGGACGCGGACCGGAATGGGACAACGCAGGCGCGATGCGCCGCGCGACGATCACGCATGTGGCATGTGCACCGGCGAGCAGGCTGGCGATGATCCAGATCGGAAGCAATGGCGCCGCGCCAAGCAGCAGGCCGAGCACGGCGAAATACTTCACATCACCGGCACCCATCCAGCCGATGGCATAGAACGGCAGCAGCGACAGCAATCCCAATACGAAGCCGAGCAGGTGCGTGCCCGGAAATCCGCGGCCGGCCATCCACCACTGCCACGCGAGCGCGACCAGCGCCACGCCCGTGGCCAACAGCAACCCGCGATTGGACACCCGTCGGGCGTACAGGTCATGGATGGCGACCTGTACGCCCAGCAGCAATGCCACCAGGGGAAGGAGTTCCATATGCGTTATGTCCCCCGAATCGGTCGTACGACACACTTGCGTGCCATGCCGTCGCCGCGGGGAGAGCCGGGCGACAGCGCAGGCAGTCAACGACAGTCGATCAGGCCGCCGCTGCGGTTGCGTCGTCGACCACTTCACCCAGCTTGGTGAACAGATTCTCGAAGAATCCGGTGATCTGGTCCTTACCCACCGCCACCAGGATGCCCGCGATCACGGCAGCCAGCAGGCCGTACTCGAGCGCGGTCACGCCATCTTCTTCAACGAGGAACTTGCGAACGGATGCATTCATGACGGTTTCTCCATTTCCCAATCAGAGCCCGAACGGGCGGATACAGCCCCTGGTACCGATGGTGTTGCCTGGCTCCGCCAGGACCTCCATCCCGACCGCGCGTCCTGCGCGGTGCGGCCCTTGCAGGCCTGCGCTATCGACCGGGCCAAGCCCGGCAACGTCATTGGAGGCGGATCGCGCTGGACAGTGCGGTCATTGCCGCCGAAGCGCGGCATCGGCAATGAGGGCAGTGCGTACGAAGATTGCTGTCCATGGCGTTCCCCTTGTCTTTCAATCGCCGCGACGGTATCGCCGCGCGTCCTGAATACGATGCTCGACGAATCACGTGGGATCCAATACACAAAATCGGCAGGCGCGGTTTCAACTTTAGAAACTTCGCACCGCATGACCGCCGTGCATGAGCCTGATGTAATGGCGGCAAAGTGAAGTGCGGGTAGAGATTATGTGAGGGCGATGTGATGTCAATTGTTTGACAGCATGCGAGCGCGCTTCAACGTTGGGTTTCAACGGATCCGGACACATTTGTGACGGCGATTATGATTCTGTTTACCTGGCGTCCAGTTCGGGCATACTTGCCAAAAATGCGCATCGAAAGCTTCGCCGACAATCGCTGCCGCATCGGCTGAATGATTTAGCTGCGATCAGTGAACGATTTAGCTGCAGTCACGAACGATGGGTTGGGCGGGCTGGCGGGCATCGCCACGGCGGGTTGGCCGTAACAGAATGCGCAGCAGCAAACGCAGGAGTGTGCACCCGGTGGCCATGCGGCGCAGGCACCGGGTAACCAGGCCAAAGGGGGCATCACTGTCATGGTAGATGGTGTGGTGGAAGACCAGATCGACAGCGGGCTGCGGGCATTCGACCTGGCCTCGCTCAGCGGTGTGCTGCGCGTGTGCGATCTGGAGATGGTGCTGCTCGATGGCAACGGCCCGCGTGCTGCGATCGAATCGCAGGTGCACGACGAGGCATTGTTCTGCACCGCGGTGAGCGGGTTTCATTTCCGCGGTCGTTTCATGCTGCCCCAGGACTGGTGCCTGCTCGGCTTGATCCACGCCACCGATGAGAACGTCAGCTGGTGCCATGGCATGCCGCTGGCCGCCGGGATGGCGTTGACCGTGCTGCCGGAGGGCATCAGCGAGTTCACGCTCAGTGCCGGCACCCACCTGACGTTGCTGCTCGCGCCGATGCAGCGCGTGCAGCGCAAGCTGACCGAGCTGAGCCTGCGCAGCACCTTGCCCTCGGGCCAGGCCCTTTCCCTGTTCCAGGCCGGCGCGGGCAGCAACGCAGCGCGACTGGTGCAACGCTACGGTGAGGTCCAGCAAACACTTCTTGGACAGGGCGGGGCGCTGCCGGCCGACGCCGTGGACACCTTGCTGCACGACCATATCCAGGCGCTGCTGGGCGCCGGCAGCGATGACCATCCCACCTGCAGCCGGGGCCGACGCACGCATTATCTGATCGCCCAGCGCGCCGAGAATTTCATGCGGCTCAATCTGCGTCGTTATATCTATATGAATGAAATCTGTGACGCGGCCGGGGTCAGCGAGCGCGCGTTGCGGTATGCCTTCGAAGACCTTTTCGGTACCTCGCCCAACCGTTATCTCTCGATGCTGCGCCTGTGCGCGGCCTGCCGCGGCCTGTCGATGGCCGATGCCAGCCGCAAGTCGGTCAAGGCGATCGCATTGAGTTGCGGGCTATGGGACCTGTCGCGGTTTGCCGATAATTATCGCCGGGTATTCGGCGAGCTCCCCCGCGATACGCTGATGCGCGCACCGGCGCAGATGGGCAGCCCGGCCTGACTGGAGACGCGATCCGTCCGTCTGCCCTGCACATATTCGGCAAGCTGCCGAAATTGTCCATGCCGCTGCCGGTTTTCCCCGTCTTCTTGCCGGAACGCACGCTTGCGCTGCCGGAATGAAGTGCTCGCGGTTTGACCCCTCGACTGTAATGACATCCACGTGCCGTCAGGCACCGGTGATGTTCAACGCGTCCGTACACGGGGGAATACCTGATGAACCGTATCTTTCGATTGGTGTGGAGCCACCGGCTGAATGCCCTGGTGGTCGTGTCCGAAATCGCCACTGCGCGCGGCAGCCTGGCCGCCGGGCCGGTGGTGGTGCACCTGAAGGTGCCGATGTCGGTGCTCTCGCTGGGTCTGTCGCTGGCGCTGTGCACGGGCAGTGCATGGGCAGGCGAGAACCAGACACTCAACGACCTGCAGGCACTGGCTGCCAAGTACACCGCGCCGTTGCCGGTGAAGCTCGATGCAGAAGTGGCGCTGGCGGCGGCCGCACGTGATCGTGGCACCACGCCACTGTTGAGCGTGGATACCAACGTCAACCTCAACCTGGGTGCACAGGCGGCCCACGGTCGGCCGGCACTGCAGGTGCAGACCGCCGCACAGTTGAGTGCGGAGCTGCCCCGGCGCGTCGCTGCACCAACCGCACAGGTGGCGGCGTTGGCCGACCTGGGTCTTGCAGGCGGCACCGGCAACGGAGCAGCACTGAACGCACACGCCGCCGTCGACGCCGTGGCCACGCAGGCACCGTCGGCAGCAGCGGTGCAGGCGCCGGTCAAGGCGGATGCGCGACTGGCTGCCACCGCCGATGGCAGGTTGGCCGTGAGGGCCGATGCGAACGCGACAGCGAACGTGGCCGTTGCCGCTGCGCCGGCCCCGCTCAAGGCGGCGCTGGAAACCAAGGTCGATGCGGCTGCCCAGGCGCGCCTTGCGGCCGCCGAGGTGCAGGCCAAGGCGGCATTGATCGCCGAGGCCACGGTCACGCCCGATGCCCCGGATGCGGTCCAGGCGTCGCTGGCCAGCAATGTCGCCGGTGGTGTGCGCGTGGATGCACTGGGCCACGTGGTCGATGCGGCCGATCGCAATCCCAAGCTGGTCGATGCCGGCGTCAGCGCCGTGCAGACCAGTTCGATGGCGCTGGCGCCGAACGGGCTGGGCAACGCACTGGGAGGGTTGTTGAACGGTGTCGGTGGTGCGGTCGGCGGCCTCCTTGATGGCGTCGGCACGACAGTGGGTGCGATCACGACGCCCGTGCTCGGCGCGGTTGGCGCGGTCACCACGCCGATATTGGGCACCGTGTTCCCGGCACCGACGTCGCTGCCGCCGGGCAGTCCGAAAGGACCGGCCCCGGCCGATCCGAACGCTGGCCTGATCATCGGTACCGGTGGCCTGGTCGGCTCGCTCTCGCAGCTG contains the following coding sequences:
- a CDS encoding type II and III secretion system protein family protein, producing MTERPTLTRRLCHALSRCLLAGVLIGSPLLASADAELVLQTREQRPWSLPANLERVAIADPSVADVVMLRGREALLVGKAPGNTTLLLWRNGNREPERLQVEVRSAVQGALTAQGGGTGLVVQDGQGLLQGLSPSLLDHQNSIKAAAMAVGKEGQLADISTIATGGVVQVEVKIVEFNKSVLRQIGMSFGNKNFNRNNGFYYGITRPGATLPGVLPAGESAGPDDVIITNPLSSAFGLVFKSLTHGWDANIDLLQSNGMARVLAEPTLVALSGQSASFLAGGELPILEPQGLGTTTVTFKPFGIGLTVTPTVLGPNRIALKVAPEASDLNYAAGITYNDVQVPSITTRRADTTVELGDGETFVIGGLVSNNVSSNVDKVPLLGDLPIIGSFFRTLNYKKEEKELVIIVTPRLVQPLAQGTEVPLPGQREASPNLPVWGAWLLSPASSDQLPGFSR
- the cpaB gene encoding Flp pilus assembly protein CpaB: MLKLTRIAAILLIGLAVILAIVAFSVSRRASEAPPGTPATATAPAQPATWPVVEAAGALPAGRPITAEDLRIAGHPQRPVGAYTSINALVGAVPTQDIPAGTQIQTAQIAQGFSLRLNPGERALAVPVDELVAAGNRIQPGDFVDVFLNLRASGGLRDDGDAQTRLLLSRLRVLSYGADDLQSVASVPADGSAPAPADSRAQDITGANASAGASRNDGTTPPARSAVLAVPVAEANRLLLGAQQGKLFLALRNPADIALPDQALFPTPGRVLSPRRELSAEERLALQRPENDAYAGIDTDALAGRGRSSTAALPVPGSAPRRAAPRPDRGIEIIRGDISSHSGSR
- a CDS encoding pilus assembly protein; translation: MSITAGHRGRPRRQRGIATLEFALMLLFGLLPLLLVTYSGVMIMAAQQTLSAASAEGARAAFRHATPTERRTAACVAARRSMQWLLTYARQTPDCAAAGAPPITVSTPAPCADLPAAQCIRVEVSYDYRAHPFLPGTGRVYGWVMPRALRSTAVAQLDLGGN
- a CDS encoding A24 family peptidase, translating into MELLPLVALLLGVQVAIHDLYARRVSNRGLLLATGVALVALAWQWWMAGRGFPGTHLLGFVLGLLSLLPFYAIGWMGAGDVKYFAVLGLLLGAAPLLPIWIIASLLAGAHATCVIVARRIAPALSHSGPRPETDNAVSRRLQPVIAQCRQARQGRVGIPYAAYLAFASMWWVLQQPSGGAA
- a CDS encoding Flp family type IVb pilin encodes the protein MNASVRKFLVEEDGVTALEYGLLAAVIAGILVAVGKDQITGFFENLFTKLGEVVDDATAAAA
- a CDS encoding helix-turn-helix domain-containing protein; this translates as MVDGVVEDQIDSGLRAFDLASLSGVLRVCDLEMVLLDGNGPRAAIESQVHDEALFCTAVSGFHFRGRFMLPQDWCLLGLIHATDENVSWCHGMPLAAGMALTVLPEGISEFTLSAGTHLTLLLAPMQRVQRKLTELSLRSTLPSGQALSLFQAGAGSNAARLVQRYGEVQQTLLGQGGALPADAVDTLLHDHIQALLGAGSDDHPTCSRGRRTHYLIAQRAENFMRLNLRRYIYMNEICDAAGVSERALRYAFEDLFGTSPNRYLSMLRLCAACRGLSMADASRKSVKAIALSCGLWDLSRFADNYRRVFGELPRDTLMRAPAQMGSPA